A genomic window from Chlorobium phaeobacteroides DSM 266 includes:
- a CDS encoding alpha-E domain-containing protein codes for MLSRVAESLFWMSRYFERAENTARFLDVNFNLLLDLNQITAVENPNYWVALILVTSDREKFNELYSEYNAHTVTDYLVFNKSNPNSISSCVSLARENARSIIETISSEMWEQVNNLYHFLQNSTPMFVHNDPYSFYKEIKNASHLFQGITDNTFSRNEGWDFVQIGKYLERADNIARLIDVKYHMLLPEYQDSSDPVEGSVDIIQWMALLKSCSALEAFRKIYLSKIDPDNILRFLILDRTFPRSLNFSVCAAEDALSRLSGSTRHRFNNNADRLIGKLEAELSYTTIEEIYEQGVHRYLEDLEQRLVKVGEQVHLIYFAYHTPEIEPPDIDEALPFTGVAGGRANWSQAQQQQQQ; via the coding sequence ATGTTAAGCCGAGTCGCCGAATCACTTTTCTGGATGAGCCGTTACTTTGAACGGGCGGAGAATACCGCAAGGTTTCTCGATGTCAATTTCAACCTGCTGCTCGATCTCAACCAGATAACTGCGGTTGAAAACCCCAATTACTGGGTAGCGCTCATTCTCGTCACCAGTGACAGGGAGAAGTTCAATGAGCTCTACTCCGAATACAATGCCCATACGGTAACCGATTATCTTGTATTCAATAAAAGCAATCCGAACTCCATCAGTTCGTGCGTGAGCCTTGCAAGGGAAAATGCCAGAAGCATCATTGAAACCATTTCGAGTGAAATGTGGGAACAGGTCAACAACCTCTACCACTTTCTGCAGAACTCCACCCCGATGTTTGTGCATAACGACCCTTACAGCTTTTATAAAGAGATAAAAAACGCATCCCATCTTTTTCAGGGTATCACCGACAACACCTTTTCACGCAATGAGGGATGGGACTTCGTGCAGATAGGCAAGTACCTTGAGCGGGCCGACAACATTGCCAGGCTGATTGATGTGAAATATCATATGCTGCTCCCGGAATATCAGGATTCGAGCGACCCTGTCGAGGGATCGGTTGACATTATTCAATGGATGGCTCTTCTGAAAAGCTGCAGCGCCCTTGAGGCTTTTCGAAAAATTTATCTGTCAAAAATAGATCCTGACAATATCCTTCGTTTTCTTATTCTCGACAGAACATTTCCCCGAAGCCTCAACTTCTCGGTCTGTGCCGCTGAAGATGCCTTGTCACGTCTTTCAGGAAGTACACGACACCGTTTTAACAACAATGCCGACCGCCTTATCGGCAAACTCGAAGCGGAACTCAGCTACACCACAATCGAGGAGATTTACGAGCAAGGGGTTCACCGCTACCTTGAAGATCTCGAACAACGACTGGTAAAGGTTGGAGAACAGGTTCACCTTATTTACTTTGCCTATCATACTCCCGAAATTGAGCCGCCGGATATCGATGAGGCCCTGCCCTTTACCGGAGTAGCCGGCGGAAGAGCAAACTGGAGCCAGGCACAGCAACAGCAACAACAGTAG
- a CDS encoding DUF4405 domain-containing protein, giving the protein MAGFSGIVLRMLQVAVGYDMNKPLSWRIFISFGLFISFIILLVSEVILYILPSGKPASREAFRLIGLTKPEWQNQHIIFGFAFSVVALFHLSVINWQGFFSCLKAKTSEGLKSPVEFFVIVLLTVLFGFCTCYKIQPFSPVPEFGKSISKTLAPQGTKQPGMEQGAVCAVKGSKE; this is encoded by the coding sequence ATGGCTGGTTTCAGCGGAATTGTTTTGAGGATGTTACAGGTTGCCGTTGGGTACGACATGAACAAACCATTGAGTTGGAGGATTTTTATCAGTTTCGGGCTTTTTATCTCCTTTATCATTCTCCTTGTTTCAGAAGTTATACTCTATATTTTGCCTTCCGGAAAACCTGCAAGCCGGGAGGCCTTTCGACTGATCGGTCTGACAAAACCGGAGTGGCAGAATCAGCATATTATTTTCGGTTTTGCTTTTTCTGTTGTTGCGTTGTTTCATCTTTCGGTTATTAACTGGCAGGGGTTTTTTTCCTGTCTGAAAGCAAAAACATCCGAAGGTCTCAAAAGTCCCGTAGAGTTTTTTGTTATAGTGCTTTTAACCGTTCTTTTCGGATTTTGTACTTGCTATAAAATTCAGCCTTTTTCGCCGGTTCCTGAATTTGGCAAGAGTATCTCCAAAACACTTGCTCCTCAGGGGACAAAACAGCCGGGGATGGAACAGGGAGCTGTCTGTGCAGTTAAGGGCTCAAAAGAGTAA
- a CDS encoding HlyD family efflux transporter periplasmic adaptor subunit, with translation MHSQKEEGEKQPVATEKAAEVHVKSYRDTGSTIRLGIWILLVGFGGFLLWAAFAPLDEGVPCQGVVSIATKRKVVEHLRGGTVEKVEVREGQIVQEGEVLMRLDSQTARARYDEIHQHYIGTRATADRLLAEMSGAGSIAFHHDLLADPDRTLAEQNMRTQRQLFLSRQVTLRILNEQLSGIVSLVKEGYAPLSQQHELELKIAELKSATASQLAQVQLEVEADAEKTRALAEELADTELRSPASGQVVGLQVQTVGAVIQPGQKVMDIVPLHEGLLIDAKVAPHLIDSIRKGLPVDVSFSSFAHAPQLVVQAVVASISKDIITDPQTNPSMPGASYYLARIAVTPHGLNSLGNRQMQPGMPVQVVIKTGERSLLTYLIDPLLKRITVSMKEE, from the coding sequence ATGCATAGTCAAAAAGAAGAAGGAGAAAAACAGCCTGTTGCGACTGAAAAGGCTGCCGAAGTTCACGTTAAAAGCTATCGGGATACCGGCAGTACGATCCGTCTCGGAATATGGATACTTCTTGTCGGCTTTGGCGGTTTTCTGTTGTGGGCGGCATTTGCACCGCTTGACGAAGGAGTTCCCTGCCAGGGCGTTGTCAGTATTGCTACCAAGCGAAAGGTCGTTGAGCATCTTCGAGGTGGTACCGTTGAGAAGGTTGAGGTGCGGGAAGGTCAGATCGTACAGGAGGGAGAGGTGCTGATGAGACTTGACAGCCAGACGGCAAGGGCGCGGTACGATGAGATTCATCAGCACTATATCGGTACAAGAGCTACGGCAGACAGGCTGCTTGCGGAGATGAGCGGAGCAGGATCAATTGCTTTTCACCATGATCTTCTTGCCGATCCGGATCGAACTCTTGCCGAACAGAATATGCGGACACAGAGGCAGCTTTTTCTCTCCCGCCAGGTTACGCTAAGGATTCTCAATGAACAGCTCTCTGGTATTGTCTCGCTTGTCAAGGAAGGTTATGCCCCCTTGAGTCAGCAGCACGAGCTGGAGCTGAAGATTGCAGAGCTGAAGAGTGCAACAGCCTCGCAACTCGCACAGGTGCAGCTTGAAGTAGAAGCCGACGCGGAAAAGACTCGAGCCCTTGCTGAAGAGCTTGCCGATACTGAACTCCGATCTCCCGCCTCAGGACAGGTGGTGGGCCTGCAAGTACAGACCGTTGGTGCCGTGATTCAGCCAGGTCAGAAGGTTATGGATATCGTTCCGCTTCATGAAGGCCTGCTCATAGATGCCAAGGTTGCCCCGCATCTGATCGACAGCATCCGTAAGGGACTGCCGGTGGACGTGAGCTTTTCCTCATTTGCACATGCGCCCCAGCTTGTTGTGCAGGCTGTGGTTGCTTCGATCTCAAAAGATATTATTACGGACCCGCAGACAAACCCGTCGATGCCTGGAGCCTCCTATTACCTTGCCCGGATTGCGGTGACCCCGCATGGACTCAACTCTCTCGGAAATCGTCAGATGCAGCCGGGAATGCCGGTACAGGTGGTTATTAAAACCGGGGAACGTTCCCTGCTGACCTACCTGATTGATCCGCTGCTCAAGCGGATTACAGTCTCCATGAAGGAGGAGTGA
- the lysS gene encoding lysine--tRNA ligase, which yields MTPNENPQSPGNPQQLSLNDQMKRRLDERLHLAESGVNPYPCHFDVTHFSDSILTDFQDDANETVSVAGRIMTIRKMGKASFFHLQDANGRIQIYLKKDDVGESSYQTFKLLDIGDIVGVKGYTFKTKTGEISVHAQEFSLLSKSLRPIPIAKEKEIDGQKVVYDAFSDKELRYRQRYVDLIVNPDVRQTFIKRSAIVSFMRGFFTGQGWLEVETPILQPIYGGAAARPFTTHHNALDMQLYLRIANELYLKRLIVGGFDGVFEFAKDFRNEGIDRFHNPEFTQVELYVAYKDYEWMMKLVEELFYQTACAVNNSDSVVFLGNDISLKPPFRRLTITDSIKEYCGIDITDKDEHELRYMARDLGLELDPKISSGKIIDEIFGEFVEPKLIQPTFITDYPVEMSPLAKEHRSKPGFVERFELIAGGKELCNSFSELNDPVIQRERLEAQAKLRQRGDEEAMIVDEDFLRALEYGMPPCAGLGVGVDRMVMLLTGQDSIRDVIFFPHLKPE from the coding sequence ATGACGCCTAATGAAAACCCGCAAAGTCCTGGGAACCCCCAGCAGCTCTCTCTTAACGACCAGATGAAAAGGCGTTTGGATGAACGACTCCACCTTGCAGAATCCGGAGTGAATCCATACCCTTGCCATTTTGACGTAACGCACTTTTCCGATTCGATCCTCACTGACTTTCAGGATGATGCAAACGAAACCGTTTCTGTTGCCGGAAGAATCATGACGATCAGAAAAATGGGAAAAGCCTCGTTTTTCCATCTGCAGGATGCCAACGGCAGAATCCAGATTTACCTGAAAAAAGATGATGTTGGCGAATCCTCCTACCAGACATTCAAACTGCTCGATATCGGTGATATTGTCGGCGTAAAAGGCTACACCTTCAAAACAAAAACCGGTGAAATATCAGTACACGCACAGGAATTCTCTTTGCTCAGCAAGTCGCTTCGCCCTATCCCGATAGCCAAGGAAAAAGAGATTGACGGACAGAAAGTAGTCTATGACGCTTTCAGCGACAAGGAGCTCCGTTACCGCCAGCGCTATGTTGACCTTATCGTCAACCCCGATGTAAGGCAAACCTTTATCAAGCGCTCCGCAATTGTCTCATTTATGCGCGGGTTTTTCACAGGGCAAGGGTGGCTTGAAGTTGAAACCCCTATCCTTCAGCCGATTTACGGCGGTGCGGCAGCACGTCCATTCACCACGCATCACAATGCACTCGACATGCAGCTCTATCTGCGCATTGCCAATGAGCTCTACCTGAAGCGACTCATTGTTGGCGGTTTTGACGGAGTCTTTGAGTTTGCAAAAGATTTCCGTAACGAAGGCATTGACCGTTTTCACAATCCCGAATTCACCCAGGTTGAGCTCTATGTTGCATACAAGGATTACGAGTGGATGATGAAGCTGGTTGAAGAGCTTTTTTATCAGACAGCATGCGCAGTTAACAACTCGGATTCCGTTGTTTTTCTCGGCAACGACATAAGTCTTAAACCTCCGTTCCGCAGACTCACCATAACGGACTCCATTAAAGAGTATTGCGGTATCGATATCACCGATAAAGATGAACATGAGCTTCGGTATATGGCCAGGGATCTTGGACTTGAGCTTGACCCGAAAATCAGCAGCGGTAAAATCATCGACGAAATATTTGGTGAATTTGTTGAGCCAAAACTTATTCAACCAACATTTATTACCGATTATCCGGTGGAAATGTCGCCTCTTGCCAAGGAGCATCGATCCAAACCAGGCTTTGTCGAGCGCTTTGAACTCATTGCCGGCGGCAAGGAGCTCTGCAACTCATTTTCCGAACTCAACGACCCGGTCATTCAGCGAGAACGACTGGAAGCACAGGCAAAACTGCGTCAGCGAGGCGATGAGGAAGCGATGATTGTCGATGAGGATTTTCTGCGAGCCCTCGAATACGGCATGCCGCCATGTGCGGGACTTGGTGTAGGTGTCGACAGAATGGTCATGCTGCTCACCGGTCAGGACTCGATAAGAGATGTTATCTTCTTTCCGCACCTGAAACCGGAATAG
- a CDS encoding circularly permuted type 2 ATP-grasp protein: MSRFFERYEAEPSRFFDEVISHEGRPRAHYNKLLNRFSQFSSDDIKARRQILNIFFRNQGITFTVYGLEEGIERIFPFDMVPRVLPAHEWKIIEKGLEQRITALNKFLRDIYHHQKILKDKIIPAELVLGSQHFRREFIGVNPPLGIYIHVAGSDIIRDGEGNYLVLEDNLRTPSGVSYMLQNRQAMKRAFPVLFEKYQVRPIENYPQELLRTLQEISPVTRREPNVVLLTPGIYNSAYFEHSFLARQMGIELTEGRDLVVNNNKVYTRTSRGLERVDVIYRRVDDAFLDPLVFRPDSKLGVAGLINAYRKGNVALANAIGTGVADDKVIYSFVPKMIKYYLGEDPILQNVPTWLASNPSDLKYILANLGSLVVKAANESGGYGMLIGPESTAEQQEKFAELIVSNPRNYIAQPTISLSRHPSFYNDTDLCGCHIDLRPYVLSGKTTTIVPGGLTRVALKRGSLVVNSSQGGGSKDTWVVDE, translated from the coding sequence ATGAGCCGCTTTTTCGAACGATATGAAGCTGAGCCAAGCCGGTTTTTTGACGAAGTGATCTCTCATGAAGGCAGACCACGCGCTCACTACAACAAACTGCTTAACCGTTTCAGCCAGTTCTCATCAGATGACATCAAGGCCCGCCGCCAGATTCTCAATATTTTTTTCCGCAATCAGGGGATCACCTTTACGGTGTATGGCCTGGAAGAGGGCATCGAACGGATTTTCCCTTTCGACATGGTTCCCAGAGTACTGCCTGCGCATGAATGGAAAATCATTGAAAAAGGTCTGGAGCAGCGCATTACAGCACTGAACAAGTTCCTGCGCGACATCTACCACCATCAGAAAATCCTGAAAGACAAAATCATTCCTGCGGAACTCGTACTTGGAAGCCAGCATTTCAGGCGTGAGTTCATAGGGGTCAATCCTCCTCTCGGCATTTATATTCATGTTGCCGGAAGCGATATTATCCGCGACGGAGAGGGAAACTATCTGGTACTTGAAGACAACCTGAGAACACCGAGCGGGGTTTCCTACATGCTTCAGAACAGGCAGGCTATGAAACGGGCGTTTCCTGTGCTGTTTGAAAAGTATCAGGTGCGACCAATTGAGAACTATCCCCAGGAACTGCTGCGCACCCTGCAGGAAATCAGCCCGGTTACACGTCGCGAACCGAATGTTGTTCTGCTCACTCCGGGCATCTACAATTCAGCATATTTCGAGCACAGTTTTCTTGCCCGGCAAATGGGCATCGAACTGACTGAAGGGAGAGATCTCGTGGTGAACAACAACAAAGTCTACACAAGAACCTCCCGGGGTCTCGAGCGGGTTGATGTAATTTATCGCAGGGTTGACGACGCGTTCCTTGACCCGCTTGTTTTCCGACCCGACTCGAAACTCGGGGTAGCCGGTCTCATCAATGCCTATCGCAAAGGAAATGTCGCTCTTGCAAACGCAATCGGCACCGGCGTTGCAGACGATAAGGTGATCTACAGTTTTGTTCCCAAAATGATCAAGTACTATCTTGGAGAAGACCCCATACTGCAGAATGTGCCGACCTGGCTTGCAAGCAATCCGTCCGATCTGAAATACATTCTTGCAAACCTCGGTTCACTGGTAGTAAAGGCTGCCAACGAATCCGGAGGGTACGGAATGCTCATAGGCCCGGAATCGACCGCTGAACAGCAGGAAAAATTCGCAGAACTTATTGTTTCAAACCCGCGCAACTATATTGCACAACCAACTATATCGCTATCGAGGCATCCGAGCTTTTATAACGATACCGATCTGTGCGGCTGCCACATTGATCTGAGGCCTTATGTACTGAGCGGGAAAACCACTACTATTGTGCCAGGAGGTCTTACCAGGGTCGCGCTGAAGCGAGGCTCACTTGTTGTGAACTCATCGCAGGGCGGCGGGAGCAAGGACACCTGGGTTGTTGACGAATAA
- a CDS encoding NAD-dependent epimerase: MNVLVTGAAGFIGFHVCRRLLDRGDSVTGLDNMNDYYDVHLKESRLAQLEPEEAFSFVKMDLADRAGMEELFDASRFDRVINLAAQAGVRYSLINPYSYIDSNIQGFLNILEGCRHNGIEHLVYASSSSVYGANESMPFSVHDNVDHPLSLYAASKKANELMAHTYSHLYGIPSTGLRFFTVYGPWGRPDMALFLFTEAILAGRPIEVFNFGNHRRDFTYIDDIVEGVLRTLDHPAEPNPDWTGLKPDPGTSRAPWRVYNIGNSRPVNLMDYIGALERELGKTAEKNFLPMQPGDVPDTYADVDQLIEDIGYKPETSVDEGIRRFVAWYREYYGSKESGSVK, from the coding sequence ATGAATGTACTGGTTACCGGTGCGGCAGGATTTATCGGTTTTCATGTTTGCCGGAGGCTGCTTGACAGAGGCGACAGCGTTACTGGCCTTGATAATATGAATGATTATTATGATGTTCATCTTAAAGAGTCCCGTCTTGCGCAGCTTGAGCCGGAAGAGGCATTTTCTTTTGTGAAAATGGATCTTGCCGACAGGGCAGGAATGGAAGAGCTTTTTGATGCCAGCAGGTTCGACAGGGTGATCAATCTTGCTGCTCAGGCCGGGGTGCGCTACTCACTCATCAATCCATACTCCTATATTGACAGCAATATCCAGGGTTTTTTGAATATTCTCGAAGGTTGTCGCCATAATGGCATTGAGCATCTGGTTTATGCCTCTTCGAGTTCAGTTTATGGCGCAAACGAATCCATGCCGTTTTCAGTACATGATAATGTGGATCATCCTTTGTCGCTGTATGCTGCAAGCAAAAAGGCAAATGAGCTGATGGCTCATACCTATAGTCATCTGTACGGTATTCCATCAACCGGGTTGCGTTTTTTTACAGTGTATGGTCCATGGGGACGACCCGATATGGCGCTTTTTCTGTTTACCGAAGCCATTCTTGCCGGCAGACCGATAGAGGTGTTCAACTTCGGAAACCATCGAAGGGATTTTACCTACATTGATGATATTGTCGAGGGAGTGCTCAGGACGCTTGATCATCCAGCCGAACCCAATCCGGACTGGACTGGTCTCAAGCCCGATCCCGGAACGAGCAGAGCTCCCTGGAGGGTCTACAATATCGGTAACAGCCGCCCGGTGAACCTTATGGACTATATCGGAGCGCTGGAGCGGGAGCTGGGAAAAACAGCCGAAAAAAATTTTCTGCCGATGCAGCCCGGTGATGTTCCTGATACCTATGCCGATGTTGATCAGCTTATAGAGGATATCGGTTACAAGCCTGAAACGAGTGTCGATGAGGGTATCAGGCGGTTTGTCGCCTGGTATCGGGAGTATTACGGCAGCAAGGAGTCCGGGAGCGTAAAGTAG
- a CDS encoding TolC family outer membrane protein: MKSFWYVILIAGSFVSPPLYAAPVTISEAYLKARDHDALLGAAKADNLVYKEEVGKARAGLRPSVRLNASRGRNGTQHGYMGLYEAPDFYNTVVYGVTLRQPLINLSNIAEYQQAKAVAAKSDAELRKEEADLIVRLAETYCNALYAEDNLTFSQAHIKASEEQLQQAKRRFEKGFGTITEINEAQADLDMALAEGLEIVNSVEFSRRELEHLIGTYPDELCKLAPEKLVLARPTPGRVESWIDRAHGESPRSSAAHLEMQIAKKEIEKQKASRYPTIDLVAGRSYSESENNYSIGSTYETYSISLQMSMPIYTGGYASASIRQAKAKWLKAGEQFFWQERSIESEVRKYYNTVISTIAQIQAYEQAVKSREIALDGTKKGFGAGLRSNVDVLDALQNLLAARRNLAKSRYQYILARLSLKQTAGALSPADIEEINGWFATAKTAK; this comes from the coding sequence ATGAAGAGTTTTTGGTATGTAATTCTTATAGCAGGCAGTTTTGTTTCGCCGCCTCTTTATGCCGCGCCAGTCACTATATCGGAAGCTTATCTGAAAGCCCGAGATCATGATGCCCTGCTGGGTGCGGCAAAGGCTGATAATCTGGTGTATAAAGAGGAGGTCGGCAAGGCGAGGGCCGGTTTACGCCCCAGTGTACGTCTGAACGCCTCACGCGGCCGCAACGGCACACAGCATGGTTACATGGGACTATATGAGGCGCCTGATTTTTATAATACGGTCGTCTATGGTGTGACGCTTCGTCAACCATTGATTAATCTGTCGAATATAGCTGAATACCAGCAGGCGAAAGCTGTGGCGGCAAAAAGTGATGCTGAATTGCGGAAAGAAGAGGCTGATCTGATTGTCAGACTTGCCGAGACCTATTGTAACGCATTGTATGCCGAGGATAACCTTACCTTCAGTCAGGCTCATATCAAGGCTTCGGAAGAACAGCTTCAGCAGGCGAAACGACGGTTTGAAAAAGGGTTCGGAACCATTACCGAAATAAATGAAGCGCAGGCTGACCTCGATATGGCGCTTGCTGAGGGACTTGAAATCGTCAACAGCGTCGAGTTCAGCCGCCGTGAGCTGGAGCATCTTATCGGAACGTATCCTGATGAACTCTGCAAGTTGGCGCCTGAAAAACTTGTGTTGGCCCGACCGACGCCAGGTCGTGTGGAATCTTGGATTGATCGAGCTCATGGAGAGAGTCCTCGAAGCTCGGCAGCGCACCTTGAGATGCAGATCGCAAAAAAAGAGATCGAAAAACAGAAGGCAAGCCGTTATCCGACGATTGATCTTGTTGCCGGGAGAAGCTATTCCGAGAGTGAAAATAATTATTCAATCGGCTCAACCTATGAAACCTATTCGATCAGTCTGCAAATGAGCATGCCGATTTATACCGGTGGTTATGCCAGTGCATCGATCCGGCAGGCAAAAGCAAAGTGGCTTAAAGCGGGTGAGCAGTTTTTCTGGCAGGAACGGAGCATCGAATCTGAAGTACGCAAGTACTATAATACGGTTATCAGTACGATCGCACAGATCCAGGCCTATGAACAGGCGGTCAAATCCCGGGAAATTGCTCTCGACGGCACAAAAAAAGGGTTTGGTGCTGGTCTGCGCAGTAATGTGGATGTTCTTGACGCTCTTCAGAATCTTCTTGCCGCCAGACGTAATCTTGCGAAGTCGCGATACCAGTATATTCTTGCCCGTCTTTCGCTCAAGCAGACCGCAGGAGCATTGTCGCCCGCTGATATTGAGGAGATCAATGGCTGGTTTGCAACGGCAAAAACAGCGAAATAG
- a CDS encoding AlbA family DNA-binding domain-containing protein, producing the protein MTLRCWPKPDILTLSDLIGKGENIHTEFKRLVHSAEKIAKPISAFANTSGGTILIGVDDDKRVVGIHSEKETLEIVHDAVQHHIEPSPVIETFIEEFKRRMVLKVIIPESPYKPHFHIKEARDPETLKPVRKKKVYLREGSHNRAATEEQIALLQSLRAPVSISFGNQEKKLFDYLKTHASITAAEYGILADITIHEATVTLVSLVRTGTMNLCTEGKSSYFTLPDSLLP; encoded by the coding sequence ATGACACTGCGATGCTGGCCTAAACCTGATATTCTCACCCTTTCCGATTTAATCGGAAAGGGTGAGAATATCCATACCGAGTTCAAGCGTCTTGTGCACTCTGCGGAAAAAATCGCAAAACCGATATCAGCTTTTGCCAATACCTCCGGCGGCACCATCCTTATCGGTGTTGACGATGATAAAAGAGTTGTAGGCATTCATAGTGAAAAAGAGACTCTTGAAATTGTCCATGATGCCGTACAACACCATATCGAACCAAGTCCGGTCATAGAAACCTTCATTGAAGAGTTTAAACGTCGAATGGTACTGAAGGTGATCATTCCCGAAAGTCCTTATAAGCCACATTTTCACATTAAGGAAGCAAGAGATCCGGAAACACTGAAACCTGTAAGGAAAAAAAAGGTTTACCTTCGCGAAGGAAGCCACAACCGGGCTGCAACTGAAGAGCAAATCGCTCTCTTGCAGTCGCTTCGGGCACCAGTTTCGATATCCTTCGGAAATCAGGAAAAAAAACTTTTTGACTATCTCAAAACGCACGCCAGCATTACCGCTGCCGAGTATGGAATACTTGCGGACATTACGATCCATGAAGCAACAGTAACACTGGTTTCACTGGTGAGAACAGGTACCATGAACCTCTGCACCGAGGGAAAAAGCAGCTACTTTACGCTCCCGGACTCCTTGCTGCCGTAA
- a CDS encoding transglutaminase family protein: MILKVEHTTIFEYDNPIYETATEVRLHPDNKETSPQRCVSFALTVDPPAQIFEYTDFYGNRVHHFNILQSHKKVRITTSSVVETGTGRSDSTHDEFIYLMDFKAESRFVHFDAAIRDFATQFTSDITTYDLAAAICKTINDSFVYEPGVTDVHSTSAVVMALGRGVCQDFAHIMIAACRFLGHPARYVSGYLYGGSTPDGRDEASHAWCEVYCGKELGWIGFDPTHKTLFVDERYIKIGSGRDYSDIPPVRGTYKGNGEEKLSVSVRVSSME, from the coding sequence ATGATTCTCAAGGTTGAACACACTACCATTTTCGAGTATGATAACCCGATATACGAAACAGCCACTGAAGTCAGACTGCATCCGGACAACAAAGAGACCTCGCCGCAACGATGTGTAAGCTTTGCGCTCACTGTCGATCCTCCGGCTCAGATATTTGAATACACCGATTTTTATGGCAACAGAGTTCACCATTTCAATATTCTGCAAAGTCATAAAAAAGTCAGAATAACAACCTCCTCTGTCGTTGAAACCGGTACCGGACGTTCGGATTCTACCCATGACGAGTTCATTTATCTCATGGACTTTAAAGCAGAAAGCAGATTCGTGCATTTTGATGCGGCTATCCGTGACTTTGCAACACAGTTCACTTCCGACATCACAACCTATGACCTTGCCGCTGCTATATGCAAAACCATCAACGACTCTTTTGTCTATGAACCAGGAGTTACCGATGTACACAGCACCAGCGCTGTTGTCATGGCACTTGGAAGAGGCGTATGCCAGGATTTTGCCCATATCATGATCGCGGCCTGCCGCTTTCTTGGTCATCCTGCAAGATATGTCAGCGGTTACCTTTACGGAGGCAGCACTCCCGACGGTCGGGACGAGGCCAGCCATGCATGGTGCGAAGTATACTGCGGCAAAGAACTGGGCTGGATCGGTTTCGACCCGACCCATAAAACGCTCTTTGTTGATGAACGATACATTAAAATAGGTTCTGGAAGAGACTACTCCGACATCCCGCCGGTCAGAGGCACCTATAAAGGTAACGGCGAAGAAAAACTGAGCGTCTCTGTCAGGGTAAGTTCAATGGAATAA
- a CDS encoding phytoene/squalene synthase family protein, translated as MNYSYNGQTSVQNAERPTTLQNSYNYCRQISKHHAKTFYLASLFLPKKQQNPIFAMYALLRTVDDLVDLAEDKLTNGQITRDEINRLLEEWKIRLRNCYAGQPSDDPIMTAWHDTIQHYSIPLELPLDLIDGVAMDIEFKPFETFDDLYVYCYKVASVVGLMTSEIFGYTNKDALQHAIELGIAMQLTNILRDIGEDVDRNRIYLPLEDLRKFNYTEKEFMQKKINANFLELMKFQINRARHYYRSSEKGIPMLEKNSRFAVMISSLNYSNILNAIEENNYDVFSQRAYRSFYQKISTIPYVWYKTMITG; from the coding sequence ATGAATTACAGCTACAACGGACAAACCTCCGTGCAGAACGCAGAGAGGCCTACAACTCTTCAGAACTCATATAATTACTGTCGCCAGATTTCGAAACATCACGCCAAAACCTTTTATCTGGCAAGTCTTTTTCTTCCCAAAAAACAGCAGAATCCTATTTTCGCCATGTATGCCCTGCTGCGAACGGTGGATGATCTTGTTGACCTTGCCGAAGACAAACTGACCAACGGGCAGATAACCCGTGATGAAATCAATCGATTGCTTGAAGAGTGGAAAATCCGGCTGAGAAACTGTTATGCCGGCCAGCCGAGCGACGATCCGATCATGACAGCGTGGCACGACACCATACAACACTATTCCATACCGCTTGAACTTCCGCTCGACCTTATTGACGGCGTGGCCATGGACATCGAATTCAAGCCATTTGAAACGTTTGACGATCTCTATGTCTATTGCTACAAGGTCGCATCGGTTGTCGGACTCATGACATCGGAAATTTTCGGTTACACCAATAAAGATGCACTGCAGCATGCTATTGAACTGGGCATCGCCATGCAATTGACCAATATCCTCAGGGATATCGGCGAAGATGTCGACAGGAACAGAATTTATCTGCCTCTTGAAGATCTCCGGAAGTTCAATTACACCGAAAAGGAGTTCATGCAGAAAAAAATAAATGCCAACTTTCTTGAACTCATGAAATTCCAGATTAACAGAGCACGACACTACTATCGATCCTCTGAAAAAGGAATTCCCATGCTTGAAAAAAACAGCCGTTTTGCAGTCATGATCAGCAGTCTGAACTACAGCAACATTCTCAATGCCATCGAAGAGAACAACTATGACGTTTTTTCACAACGGGCTTACCGGTCGTTTTATCAGAAAATCAGTACCATTCCCTATGTCTGGTACAAAACCATGATAACCGGCTGA